The following coding sequences lie in one Nocardioides sambongensis genomic window:
- the pcaDC gene encoding bifunctional 3-oxoadipate enol-lactonase/4-carboxymuconolactone decarboxylase PcaDC — protein sequence MTITTVHLGGEPGKPLLVLGPSLGTSVATLWGQVAARLDGDFHLVGWDLPGHGYNRSPVAGATTVAEIAADLLAALDRLDGDGSGEPPRFHYAGDSVGGAVGLQLLLDAPDRVRTATLCCSAAHFGGPEAWQERIATVTASGTPALISSSAERWFAPGFLDRQPDVGSALLHGLADADDAGYAAVCGAIGGFDVRERLGEIGTPVLTIAGAVDQATPPDRLALVAERVRRGRAVVLEDVAHLAPAEAPVEVARLLREHALSADPAADPAVGPAAPVDRGAATVSEVREAGMAVRREVLGDAHVDRATAAATPLTEEFQRFITEYAWGGVWTRPGLDRRSRSMITLTALIALGHHEELAMHLRAARRNGLSTDEIKEVLLQSAIYCGVPAANTAFRIAQQVLSETTD from the coding sequence GTGACCATCACCACCGTCCACCTCGGCGGCGAGCCGGGCAAGCCGCTGCTCGTGCTCGGCCCTTCGCTGGGCACCTCGGTCGCCACCCTCTGGGGCCAGGTCGCCGCCCGGCTCGACGGCGACTTCCACCTGGTCGGCTGGGACCTGCCCGGCCACGGGTACAACCGGTCGCCTGTCGCCGGGGCCACCACGGTCGCCGAGATCGCCGCCGACCTGCTCGCCGCGCTCGACCGGCTCGACGGCGACGGGTCGGGGGAGCCGCCGCGGTTCCACTACGCCGGCGACTCGGTGGGAGGTGCGGTCGGGCTCCAGCTCCTGCTCGACGCGCCGGACCGGGTCCGCACGGCCACCCTGTGCTGCTCGGCCGCCCACTTCGGCGGGCCCGAGGCGTGGCAGGAGCGGATCGCCACGGTCACCGCGTCGGGCACCCCGGCCCTGATCTCCTCCTCCGCCGAGCGCTGGTTCGCCCCCGGGTTCCTGGACCGGCAGCCGGACGTCGGCTCGGCCCTGCTGCACGGCCTGGCCGACGCCGACGACGCCGGCTACGCCGCGGTCTGCGGCGCGATCGGCGGGTTCGACGTCCGGGAGCGGCTCGGCGAGATCGGCACGCCGGTGCTCACCATCGCCGGTGCCGTCGACCAGGCCACGCCGCCGGACCGGCTCGCCCTGGTCGCCGAGCGGGTACGACGCGGGCGCGCCGTGGTGCTGGAGGACGTGGCCCACCTCGCCCCGGCCGAGGCCCCCGTCGAAGTCGCCCGGCTGCTCCGCGAGCACGCCCTCAGCGCCGACCCCGCCGCCGACCCCGCCGTCGGTCCCGCCGCCCCGGTCGACCGGGGCGCGGCGACGGTCTCCGAGGTGCGCGAGGCCGGGATGGCGGTGCGCCGCGAGGTCCTCGGTGACGCCCACGTCGACCGGGCGACCGCCGCCGCGACGCCGCTGACCGAGGAGTTCCAGCGGTTCATCACCGAGTACGCGTGGGGCGGTGTGTGGACCCGGCCGGGCCTGGACCGACGCTCCCGGTCGATGATCACCCTCACCGCGCTGATCGCCCTCGGCCACCACGAGGAGCTGGCGATGCACCTGCGCGCGGCCCGCCGCAACGGGCTGAGCACCGACGAGATCAAGGAGGTGCTGCTGCAGTCGGCGATCTACTGCGGCGTGCCCGCGGCCAACACCGCCTTCCGGATCGCCCAGCAGGTGCTGTCCGAGACCACCGACTGA
- a CDS encoding lyase family protein, with the protein MTSLWWPGDHRAGDLLSDRALLHAMAAAEAAWSAALADAGIAPAEAAVETSVAIGLADRLDIDALARDAESGGNPVIGLVAALRRELPEPAGSWLHRGLTSQDVFDTAAQLCLRDAVAAVRADLTVQVERLTALAEEHRHTPSLARTLTQPAMPTTFGLKAADWLAGLLDAGARVTELDFPVQLGGAAGTLAALVELAGPDRAGLDRARMARASWSRLLGLAASGPWHTRRGPVTRSGDALVGLAGAWGRIANDVLVLGRPEIGELADGSAGGSSTMPHKANPTLAVLVRRHALAAPGHGATLHAAAAAQVDERADGGWHAEWSALSTLGRHSVVAAGQATDLLAGLRVHTDRMAAALDAYGEALLSEQRTMAGLAGRPAAPGYRGLTDDLIDETLSRARTWLAQEEHP; encoded by the coding sequence GTGACCTCGTTGTGGTGGCCCGGTGACCACCGGGCCGGTGACCTGCTCTCCGACCGAGCCCTGCTGCACGCGATGGCGGCCGCGGAGGCCGCGTGGAGCGCTGCGCTGGCCGATGCCGGCATCGCGCCGGCGGAGGCCGCCGTGGAGACCTCGGTCGCGATCGGCCTCGCGGACCGGCTCGACATCGACGCCCTCGCCCGGGACGCCGAGTCGGGCGGCAACCCGGTGATCGGACTGGTCGCCGCGCTGCGCCGCGAGCTGCCGGAGCCGGCCGGCTCCTGGCTGCACCGCGGCCTCACCAGCCAGGACGTCTTCGACACCGCGGCGCAGCTCTGCCTGCGGGACGCGGTCGCTGCGGTCCGCGCCGACCTCACGGTCCAGGTGGAGCGCCTGACCGCCCTCGCCGAGGAGCACCGGCACACCCCGTCGCTCGCCCGGACCCTCACCCAGCCCGCGATGCCGACCACGTTCGGGCTGAAGGCCGCCGACTGGCTCGCAGGCCTGCTCGACGCCGGTGCGCGGGTCACCGAGCTGGACTTCCCGGTCCAGCTCGGCGGAGCCGCGGGCACGCTGGCGGCGCTGGTCGAGCTCGCCGGCCCCGACCGGGCCGGCCTCGACCGGGCGCGCATGGCCCGCGCGAGCTGGTCGCGGCTGCTGGGTCTGGCCGCATCCGGGCCGTGGCACACCCGCCGGGGACCGGTCACCCGCAGCGGCGACGCCCTGGTCGGCCTCGCCGGCGCCTGGGGCCGCATCGCCAACGACGTCCTCGTCCTCGGACGCCCGGAGATCGGCGAGCTCGCCGACGGGTCGGCCGGCGGCTCGTCCACCATGCCGCACAAGGCGAACCCGACGCTGGCCGTGCTGGTGCGTCGTCACGCCCTGGCCGCCCCCGGTCACGGCGCCACGCTGCACGCGGCGGCGGCCGCGCAGGTCGACGAACGTGCCGACGGCGGCTGGCACGCGGAGTGGTCGGCGCTGTCGACGCTGGGCCGGCACAGCGTCGTCGCCGCCGGCCAGGCCACCGACCTGTTGGCCGGGCTGCGGGTGCACACGGACCGGATGGCCGCCGCCCTGGACGCCTACGGCGAGGCCCTGCTGTCCGAGCAGCGCACCATGGCCGGGCTCGCCGGACGACCGGCGGCCCCCGGCTACCGCGGACTGACCGACGACCTCATCGACGAGACCCTGAGCCGCGCCCGGACGTGGCTCGCCCAGGAGGAGCACCCGTGA
- the pcaG gene encoding protocatechuate 3,4-dioxygenase subunit alpha, with translation MSTPIPTPGQTVGPFFHYALPYPGDRDLVAPGTPGAILLYGVVRDGAGNGVPDAMIEIWQADPSGRVPRATGSLRRDGFAFTGFGRSSTDRTGRYTFTTQRPGAVGGALPFFAVTVFARGLPNRLFTRAYLPLADDATPDALLAAAGDRSEVLLAREDPEIPGALRFDITLQGEGESIFLAFPGHSGA, from the coding sequence GTGAGCACCCCGATCCCCACCCCCGGACAGACGGTCGGACCGTTCTTCCACTACGCGCTGCCCTACCCCGGGGACCGGGACCTGGTGGCGCCCGGCACGCCCGGGGCGATCCTGCTGTACGGCGTGGTGCGGGACGGCGCCGGCAACGGCGTGCCCGACGCGATGATCGAGATCTGGCAGGCGGACCCGTCCGGCCGGGTGCCGCGGGCCACCGGGTCGCTGCGTCGCGACGGCTTCGCCTTCACCGGGTTCGGCCGGTCCAGCACGGACCGCACCGGCCGCTACACCTTCACCACGCAGCGGCCGGGTGCGGTCGGTGGCGCACTGCCGTTCTTCGCCGTGACCGTCTTCGCCCGCGGCCTGCCCAACCGGCTGTTCACCCGCGCCTACCTCCCGCTCGCGGACGACGCCACCCCCGATGCGCTGCTCGCCGCCGCCGGTGACCGCTCCGAGGTGCTGCTCGCCCGGGAGGACCCGGAGATCCCCGGCGCGCTGCGCTTCGACATCACGTTGCAGGGCGAGGGGGAGTCGATCTTCCTCGCCTTTCCGGGACACTCGGGGGCGTGA
- the pcaH gene encoding protocatechuate 3,4-dioxygenase subunit beta: MEETVAPQPDPDRHPVTGLETQAVIDAEITRIAHDYEQSGGSETQPRLDYPPYRSSLLRHPTKDLQHADPEGIELWAPCFGERDIDPLEADLTIQRDGEPIGERMVVAGRVLDGDGRPVRRQLVEIWQANAGGRYVHKRDQHPAPLDPNFTGVGRCLTDDEGNYRFTTIKPGPYPWRNHHNAWRPAHIHFSLFGTEFTQRLVTQMYFPGDPLFALDPIYQTIVDPSARARLLATYDHDLTQHEWATGYRWDIVLTGSHRTPLESDVEEGL, encoded by the coding sequence GTGGAAGAGACCGTGGCACCGCAACCGGACCCCGACCGGCACCCCGTCACCGGGCTGGAGACCCAGGCCGTGATCGATGCCGAGATCACTCGGATCGCGCACGACTACGAGCAGTCCGGCGGTTCGGAGACCCAGCCGCGGCTGGACTACCCGCCGTACCGCTCGAGCCTGTTGCGCCACCCGACCAAGGACCTGCAGCACGCGGACCCCGAAGGCATCGAGCTGTGGGCCCCCTGCTTCGGCGAGCGCGACATCGACCCGCTGGAGGCGGACCTCACCATCCAGCGCGACGGCGAGCCGATCGGCGAGCGGATGGTCGTGGCCGGCCGCGTGCTCGACGGCGACGGCCGTCCCGTACGACGCCAGCTGGTCGAGATCTGGCAGGCCAACGCCGGGGGGCGCTACGTGCACAAGCGCGACCAGCACCCGGCTCCGCTGGACCCGAACTTCACCGGCGTCGGTCGTTGCCTGACCGACGACGAGGGCAACTACCGCTTCACCACGATCAAGCCGGGTCCCTACCCGTGGCGCAACCACCACAACGCCTGGCGTCCGGCGCACATCCACTTCTCCCTGTTCGGCACCGAGTTCACCCAGCGCCTGGTGACCCAGATGTACTTCCCCGGCGACCCGCTCTTCGCGCTCGACCCGATCTACCAGACCATCGTCGACCCGTCGGCCCGCGCGCGGCTGCTGGCGACCTACGACCACGACCTGACCCAGCACGAGTGGGCCACCGGCTATCGCTGGGACATCGTGCTGACCGGCAGCCACCGCACCCCGCTGGAGAGCGACGTCGAGGAGGGCCTGTGA
- a CDS encoding MFS transporter — protein MSHSTTAPTPARAGKGGGLSWPVALCWMAVALDGFDLVVLGAVIPVLSESGDLGFTDASLTTASTLGLVGVGLGAVTIGPLTDRFGRRRSLIISVAVFSVLTLAIPLAENVTQFTTLRFLAGLGLGACLPTALAYISEHAPTERAGAATTRMMTGYHVGAVLTALLALWVIDAWGWEAMFVIGGLAGLAVVPLMMARLPESTTYLAARSGTTQEQAHRARPSDVVRGRYLRISIGLWVASFMGLLLVYGLNTWLPKIMGEAGYSISAGTSLLLVLNLGAVIGLLVAGSISDARGNKVTVLTWFALAAVFLALLSIKMESRALVYLAVLLTGIFVFSAQVLVYAFVSKLYPARMRGTALGMSAGVGRVGAIVGPSLGGALVTAGIAYPWGFYAFAIAALLAVAALATVPDRPAEE, from the coding sequence GTGTCGCACTCGACAACCGCGCCGACCCCGGCCCGCGCCGGCAAGGGAGGCGGGCTCTCCTGGCCGGTCGCCCTCTGCTGGATGGCAGTCGCCCTCGACGGGTTCGACCTGGTGGTGCTCGGCGCCGTCATCCCGGTGCTCTCCGAGAGCGGCGACCTCGGGTTCACCGACGCCTCGCTGACCACCGCCTCCACGCTCGGCCTGGTCGGCGTGGGACTCGGCGCGGTCACCATCGGGCCGCTGACCGACCGGTTCGGCCGGCGGCGGAGCCTGATCATCAGCGTCGCGGTCTTCTCCGTGCTCACCCTCGCCATCCCGCTCGCGGAGAACGTCACCCAGTTCACCACCCTGCGCTTCCTCGCCGGGCTCGGCCTCGGTGCGTGCCTGCCCACCGCGCTGGCCTACATCAGCGAGCACGCGCCGACCGAGCGCGCCGGTGCCGCGACCACCCGGATGATGACCGGCTACCACGTCGGCGCCGTGCTCACCGCCCTGCTCGCCCTCTGGGTGATCGACGCCTGGGGCTGGGAGGCGATGTTCGTGATCGGCGGACTGGCCGGCCTCGCCGTCGTACCGCTGATGATGGCGCGCCTGCCCGAGTCGACGACCTACCTCGCCGCCCGCAGCGGTACGACGCAGGAGCAGGCGCACCGTGCCCGACCCTCCGACGTGGTCCGCGGCCGCTACCTGCGGATCAGCATCGGCCTGTGGGTCGCCTCGTTCATGGGCCTGCTGCTGGTCTACGGGCTCAACACCTGGCTGCCGAAGATCATGGGCGAGGCCGGCTACTCGATCTCCGCCGGCACCTCCCTGCTGCTGGTGCTCAACCTCGGCGCGGTGATCGGACTGCTGGTCGCCGGGTCCATCTCGGACGCGCGCGGCAACAAGGTCACCGTGCTGACCTGGTTCGCACTCGCCGCGGTCTTCCTCGCACTCCTCTCGATCAAGATGGAGAGCCGGGCCCTGGTCTACCTGGCGGTGCTGCTGACCGGCATCTTCGTGTTCAGCGCGCAGGTGCTCGTCTACGCCTTCGTCTCCAAGCTCTACCCGGCTCGCATGCGGGGCACCGCCCTGGGCATGTCCGCCGGCGTGGGCCGGGTCGGCGCCATCGTCGGCCCGTCCCTGGGTGGCGCCCTGGTCACCGCCGGGATCGCCTACCCGTGGGGCTTCTACGCCTTCGCGATCGCCGCGCTGCTCGCAGTCGCGGCGCTGGCCACCGTGCCCGACCGGCCTGCCGAGGAGTGA
- a CDS encoding IclR family transcriptional regulator, protein MAGNSSSQGSSVTSRALSLLAAFDEGHRRLGLTELAVRADLPLPTAHRLVAELVTFGALVRTPAGDYVVGRRLWDIGLLAPVQTGLREAASPYLHDLFGATRATVHLAVRDGTEVLYVDRLRGSASVPIVSTIGSRLPLHTTGVGKVLLAHAPAEVQAEVLAHLTAATPYTITQPGTLRRQLSRVLRDGWATTAEEMSLGACSVAVPVEQRGAVVAALGIVVASLRNDRGRLVAALQVAAQGVTRSLARLPAQPGQPGQDGQPV, encoded by the coding sequence GTGGCCGGCAACAGCAGCTCCCAGGGGAGCAGCGTCACCTCGCGGGCGCTGTCGCTCCTGGCCGCCTTCGACGAGGGCCATCGGCGGCTCGGCCTGACCGAGCTCGCCGTGCGCGCCGACCTTCCGCTGCCCACCGCGCACCGTCTGGTCGCCGAGCTCGTCACGTTCGGGGCGCTGGTCCGGACGCCGGCCGGCGACTACGTGGTCGGGCGGCGGCTGTGGGACATCGGCCTGCTGGCCCCGGTGCAGACCGGGTTGCGGGAGGCGGCGTCGCCGTACCTGCACGACCTGTTCGGCGCCACCCGGGCGACCGTCCACCTCGCCGTGCGCGACGGCACCGAGGTGCTCTACGTCGACCGCCTCCGCGGCAGCGCCTCGGTGCCCATCGTCAGCACGATCGGGTCGAGGCTCCCGCTGCACACCACCGGCGTCGGGAAGGTGCTGCTGGCCCACGCGCCGGCGGAGGTGCAGGCGGAGGTGCTGGCCCACCTGACGGCGGCGACGCCGTACACGATCACCCAGCCGGGGACGTTGCGCCGCCAGCTGTCGCGGGTGCTGCGGGACGGGTGGGCGACGACCGCCGAGGAGATGAGTCTGGGCGCGTGCTCGGTCGCGGTGCCGGTGGAGCAGCGCGGCGCCGTGGTGGCTGCGCTCGGCATCGTGGTCGCCTCCCTGCGCAACGACCGCGGCCGGCTGGTCGCCGCCCTGCAGGTCGCCGCCCAGGGGGTCACCCGGTCACTGGCGCGGCTGCCCGCGCAGCCCGGACAGCCGGGTCAGGACGGCCAGCCGGTGTAG